The following proteins are encoded in a genomic region of Amphiura filiformis chromosome 11, Afil_fr2py, whole genome shotgun sequence:
- the LOC140163627 gene encoding type-1 angiotensin II receptor B-like, producing MDDNRRFGELLSNNSYEDYIKESSVSVDVSPFDSLQCPADAVQVNLLYYPEQEIDLLLYSTTDKIMISKVFPIIIVIGILGNSAFLLTLIRVRQMRTLINFYLANLAFADLCLVIVTTANYFYRFIWSSEFMSGTPWKYAPSCAILAIATYVPYFASICLVTLVSIERFLAICFPLKHRMMNNKSRTIKMVFVTWLIAFALAAIVAPQSSVFYRFCIVWPVKWQHRLPAVFSRCYSVKTEFFDISSVAQFVPFIIALLLNTTLYFLIVRRLSQRDVRDTHNMGDNQAQNQAQKVRNAVARMLVINGIAFFLCLTPFQFYNVYYLAVRNTNVMVLDDRHVYIIAWVGRCFTVFNSAINPFIYSATNARYRQAFITAIGCIPKKTQHQRNMTTSV from the coding sequence ATGGATGACAATCGAAGATTCGGGGAACTGCTCAGTAACAACTCGTATGAGGATTATATAAAGGAGTCATCTGTTAGCGTAGATGTCAGCCCTTTTGACAGTCTACAATGCCCGGCAGATGCAGTACAAGTCAATCTCTTGTATTACCCAGAACAAGAGATTGATCTTCTTTTGTACTCAACAACCGACAAAATCATGATCAGCAAGGTTTTCCCTATCATCATCGTAATCGGTATATTGGGCAATTCTGCATTCCTGCTGACGCTGATTCGAGTTCGTCAAATGCGGACGCTTATAAACTTTTACTTGGCCAATTTAGCCTTTGCTGATCTCTGTCTTGTGATTGTCACCACAGCAAACTACTTCTACAGATTTATTTGGTCGTCAGAATTCATGAGCGGCACTCCTTGGAAGTATGCCCCATCATGTGCGATACTTGCAATTGCCACATATGTGCCATATTTTGCGTCTATATGCCTGGTCACGTTGGTCAGTATAGAGCGTTTCCTTGCTATCTGCTTCCCATTAAAACACCGAATGATGAACAATAAATCCCGTACTATCAAGATGGTGTTTGTCACATGGTTGATAGCATTTGCACTTGCAGCTATCGTTGCTCCACAATCGTCGGTATTCTACAGGTTCTGCATTGTGTGGCCTGTGAAATGGCAACATCGCTTACCTGCTGTTTTTTCTCGCTGTTACTCAGTGAAAACAGAATTCTTTGACATTTCCAGTGTTGCTCAATTTGTGCCATTTATTATTGCCCTCCTTCTGAATACCACACTGTATTTTCTGATTGTCCGACGTCTTAGTCAGCGCGACGTACGTGATACGCATAATATGGGAGATAACCAGGCACAGAATCAAGCACAAAAGGTTCGTAACGCAGTGGCGCGTATGTTGGTTATCAATGGCATTGCCTTTTTCTTGTGTTTGACGCCATTTCAATTTTATAATGTGTACTATCTGGCTGTAAGAAACACAAACGTAATGGTACTTGATGACAGACATGTTTACATTATAGCATGGGTTGGACGGTGTTTTACCGTGTTTAATTCAGCCATCAATCCATTCATTTACAGCGCTACCAATGCGCGATATCGACAAGCATTTATAACTGCCATTGGTTGTATTCCAAAAAAGACGCAACATCAGCGAAATATGACAACGTCAGTATAA